In Geobacter anodireducens, a genomic segment contains:
- a CDS encoding magnesium chelatase translates to MRRYGGGRAKSRKRCTHPCKCGQRGENSTGCTCTPREVHQYRSRISGPLLDRIDIHIEVPAVRYRDLADRAEGESSAEIVTRVERAREIQLERFKGTKVHCNAHMAPRQIRKFCEPDAGGHRLLEVVTEKLGFSARAYTRILKVARTIADLEGTESIREQHIAEAIQYRSLDRKTF, encoded by the coding sequence TTGAGAAGGTATGGCGGCGGGAGAGCGAAAAGTAGGAAAAGGTGCACACACCCCTGCAAGTGCGGTCAGCGCGGCGAAAATTCAACTGGTTGCACCTGTACTCCCCGGGAGGTTCATCAATATCGTTCAAGGATTTCCGGTCCCCTTCTCGACCGGATCGACATCCACATCGAGGTGCCGGCAGTCAGGTATCGCGACCTGGCTGACCGGGCCGAGGGAGAGAGTTCAGCGGAGATCGTCACGAGGGTGGAGCGGGCGCGGGAGATTCAACTGGAGCGCTTCAAGGGGACCAAGGTCCATTGCAACGCCCACATGGCGCCGCGTCAGATCAGGAAGTTCTGCGAGCCGGACGCCGGCGGTCACCGGCTCCTTGAAGTGGTGACGGAAAAGCTCGGCTTCTCCGCCCGGGCTTACACGCGGATTCTTAAGGTGGCGAGAACAATCGCCGACCTAGAAGGGACGGAGTCGATCCGCGAGCAGCACATCGCCGAGGCGATCCAGTACAGGAGCTTGGATCGTAAGACGTTTTGA
- a CDS encoding TetR family transcriptional regulator, with protein sequence MAVRRRESTEVRQQQITDAALQVIGKKGIAGSTTAEIASVVGISEGNLYRHFKGKEDIIGSVIDKIGRDLASILEVAATVDDPVKKLEEIFRRHLAYIEEHVGIPRTIFSEEVLVLNEGLRTKVRNNLMNYSHGIRAIIERGQEAGAINREMDAHAVASMFIGTINFTAIRWVMNNFSPKLTDEAESLWGTFAKLITHST encoded by the coding sequence ATGGCTGTAAGAAGGAGAGAGAGTACCGAGGTAAGGCAGCAGCAGATAACCGACGCAGCTTTGCAGGTTATCGGGAAAAAGGGAATAGCCGGTTCGACAACGGCGGAGATCGCTTCTGTGGTCGGTATTTCCGAAGGGAACCTTTACCGGCACTTCAAGGGTAAGGAAGATATCATCGGGTCGGTAATCGATAAGATCGGGAGGGACTTGGCGTCAATCCTCGAAGTCGCTGCAACTGTGGATGATCCGGTAAAAAAGCTGGAAGAAATCTTCAGGCGTCATCTCGCGTACATCGAAGAGCACGTCGGCATTCCCCGCACCATCTTTTCTGAAGAGGTCCTGGTGTTGAACGAGGGCCTCAGGACAAAGGTCAGGAACAATCTCATGAATTATTCCCATGGGATCCGCGCCATCATCGAAAGGGGGCAAGAGGCGGGTGCAATCAACAGGGAAATGGATGCGCATGCCGTTGCCAGCATGTTCATTGGCACGATCAATTTTACCGCCATACGATGGGTGATGAATAACTTTTCTCCAAAACTGACTGATGAGGCGGAAAGCCTCTGGGGGACCTTTGCAAAGCTCATAACCCACAGCACGTGA
- a CDS encoding transporter, whose protein sequence is MKKMAILFWMILLPAGAFAQGGAPSYSLVQVIEFALKNEPRLIALGKDVEAASYGIKAAKGERWPKIDLGAGVTRYRYAAPLRPISGAPVAGGSGFPPFDKDVYNAEVTLKIPIYRGGRLVKNVEIAEINRLIAERSWHQERQELVFNLTSVYCKILELEALLNALGQNVRQLEEHRRVTEQFVKAGTAAQVDLMKTDVELAHARQQVLATQNAIAAAQELIRSLMGVDETFPQFTVTADLPPDKEYPGEDEGLKAALRQRPDYLKVKARTELFQARLDQVKGKRLPSVDVAGEYGEKGGDAFSFKENWNIGLRLSYPLFDGGITRAEINRGTVELERSSEELRAVRLLIVREVKEAYLAVTDAEKRLSVAKEAISLAEENLRVEQLKYETGAGTTSDVIDAQTALLRAQTDRHQASYDLVTAKAALDKALGSDINGEVASR, encoded by the coding sequence ATGAAAAAGATGGCGATTTTGTTCTGGATGATTCTGCTGCCGGCAGGGGCTTTTGCCCAAGGCGGTGCTCCTTCCTATTCCCTTGTCCAGGTGATCGAATTCGCACTGAAGAATGAACCCAGGCTTATTGCTCTGGGCAAGGATGTGGAGGCGGCAAGCTACGGGATCAAGGCAGCAAAAGGAGAGCGGTGGCCAAAGATCGACCTGGGAGCGGGTGTGACCCGTTATCGCTATGCCGCCCCACTACGTCCCATTTCAGGCGCGCCAGTAGCAGGAGGTAGCGGTTTTCCCCCCTTTGACAAAGACGTTTACAACGCGGAAGTAACCCTGAAAATCCCCATCTACCGGGGCGGGCGTCTGGTGAAAAACGTAGAGATCGCCGAGATAAACAGATTGATAGCAGAACGGTCCTGGCACCAGGAGAGGCAGGAGTTGGTTTTCAATCTGACGAGTGTCTATTGCAAGATTCTGGAGCTGGAGGCTCTTCTCAATGCCCTCGGGCAGAATGTGCGGCAACTCGAAGAGCACCGGCGGGTCACTGAGCAGTTTGTCAAGGCAGGCACGGCGGCGCAGGTGGACCTCATGAAGACCGATGTGGAACTCGCCCATGCCCGCCAGCAGGTGCTGGCGACGCAGAACGCCATTGCCGCTGCCCAAGAGCTCATCCGGTCGCTCATGGGGGTGGACGAAACCTTCCCGCAATTCACCGTGACCGCCGACCTTCCGCCCGACAAGGAGTATCCGGGTGAAGACGAGGGGCTCAAGGCCGCCCTGCGGCAGCGTCCCGACTACCTTAAGGTGAAGGCGCGGACGGAGCTCTTCCAGGCACGGCTCGATCAGGTCAAGGGGAAACGCCTCCCCTCCGTGGATGTGGCGGGGGAATACGGGGAAAAGGGAGGGGACGCCTTCTCTTTCAAGGAGAACTGGAACATTGGCCTGCGGCTTTCCTATCCCCTCTTTGACGGCGGAATAACGCGGGCTGAGATCAACAGGGGCACTGTGGAGCTGGAACGGTCCAGCGAAGAGCTCCGCGCTGTGCGACTTCTGATCGTCCGGGAGGTCAAAGAGGCGTATCTCGCCGTAACCGATGCGGAGAAGAGGCTTTCCGTGGCCAAGGAGGCGATCTCCCTGGCAGAGGAGAACCTGCGGGTGGAGCAGTTGAAGTATGAAACCGGCGCCGGGACGACCAGTGACGTGATCGACGCCCAGACTGCGCTGCTGCGGGCCCAGACTGATCGCCACCAGGCCTCTTACGACCTCGTGACGGCAAAGGCAGCTCTGGACAAGGCGCTGGGAAGCGACATAAACGGGGAGGTGGCTTCACGATGA
- a CDS encoding multidrug ABC transporter ATP-binding protein, producing the protein MNESGTAVAFEGLTRVFGDFTAVDRISLSIAKGEIFGFLGPNGAGKSTTIKMLCGLLAPSAGKGRVGGFDIMTEAEEIKKTIGYMSQKFSLYEDLTVEENINFFSGIYRVPREKKQERKEWVLEMAGIADKRGALTRTLSGGFKQRLALGCAILHEPSIIFLDEPTSGVDPISRRNFWRLIYTMAREGKTIFVTTHYMDEAEYCDRLALIYRGRIVAQGMPGELKQEFMTRDVLEIEASRLVEGMETLYRHGIETAIFGSVLHATVEDAEEAIPRIKGLLEGAGIRVERIERIVPSLEDVFVALIEVS; encoded by the coding sequence ATGAACGAAAGCGGCACCGCAGTGGCGTTCGAGGGGTTGACCCGTGTTTTCGGCGACTTTACCGCAGTGGACCGGATAAGCCTCAGCATCGCGAAGGGGGAAATCTTCGGCTTTCTGGGCCCCAACGGGGCAGGCAAGTCCACCACCATCAAGATGCTTTGCGGTCTTCTCGCCCCCTCCGCCGGGAAAGGGCGGGTTGGCGGCTTTGACATCATGACCGAGGCGGAGGAGATCAAGAAGACCATTGGCTACATGTCGCAAAAGTTTTCCCTTTACGAAGACCTCACCGTGGAGGAGAACATCAACTTCTTCAGCGGCATCTACCGTGTGCCGAGAGAGAAGAAGCAGGAGCGGAAGGAGTGGGTCCTGGAGATGGCGGGGATCGCCGATAAGCGGGGCGCCCTGACGCGGACCCTCTCCGGCGGGTTCAAGCAGAGGCTGGCGCTCGGCTGCGCCATCCTCCACGAGCCTTCCATCATCTTTCTCGACGAGCCGACTTCCGGGGTGGACCCCATCTCGCGCCGCAATTTCTGGCGGCTCATCTACACCATGGCACGGGAGGGGAAAACGATCTTCGTTACTACCCACTACATGGACGAGGCAGAGTACTGCGACCGGCTCGCCCTCATCTACCGCGGGAGGATCGTGGCCCAGGGGATGCCCGGCGAGCTGAAGCAGGAGTTCATGACGCGGGACGTTCTGGAGATAGAGGCCAGCCGGCTGGTTGAGGGGATGGAAACCCTTTACCGGCACGGGATTGAGACAGCCATCTTTGGCAGCGTCCTCCATGCCACCGTGGAGGATGCGGAGGAGGCAATCCCGCGGATTAAAGGGCTCCTCGAGGGGGCGGGGATACGGGTAGAACGGATCGAGCGGATCGTCCCGTCCCTGGAGGACGTTTTTGTCGCACTCATTGAGGTTTCCTGA
- a CDS encoding ABC transporter permease yields the protein MFERIKEMVIKEFSQVFRDRRMKAIIFVTPIMQLLVFGYAVTTDVKNIATAYYDLDRSFESRELARRLEASGYFTITSTPAAATEIRELLDRGTVLAAIQVNRGFARDLSRGIPTSVQVIVDGTDSNTATVAMDYASRVIAGYGKERGKEVFLHGAVKPARVDLRTRAWYNPDLRSRNYNVPGVIAIIIMLTCLLLTAMAVVREREIGTMEQLMVTPLRPVELILGKTIPFAIISFFDMFLVTLVGVFWFDIPIKGAIPLLVLSTAIYLLSVLGVGLFISTISRTQQQALMATFLFYIPAVLLSGFMFPIENMPTVIQYGTYLNPLRYFLVIIRGIFLKGNGFSILWPQMALLLALGIVVITTSSLRFRKRLG from the coding sequence ATGTTCGAACGGATCAAAGAGATGGTGATCAAGGAGTTCAGCCAAGTCTTCCGGGACCGGCGGATGAAGGCGATCATTTTCGTCACCCCCATCATGCAGCTCTTGGTGTTCGGTTACGCGGTTACCACCGACGTGAAGAACATCGCCACCGCCTACTATGACCTGGACCGCTCGTTCGAATCGCGTGAGCTTGCCCGCAGGCTGGAGGCGTCAGGGTACTTTACGATCACCTCCACCCCTGCCGCTGCCACAGAGATCCGGGAACTCCTCGACCGGGGAACGGTCCTCGCCGCCATCCAGGTGAACCGGGGGTTTGCCCGGGACCTCTCCCGGGGAATTCCCACCTCCGTGCAGGTGATCGTGGACGGGACCGACTCAAACACCGCCACTGTCGCCATGGACTACGCCAGCCGGGTCATTGCCGGGTACGGCAAGGAGAGGGGAAAGGAGGTCTTTCTCCACGGGGCCGTGAAGCCGGCGCGGGTCGATCTCCGCACCAGGGCCTGGTACAATCCGGACCTGCGGAGCAGGAACTACAACGTGCCGGGGGTCATCGCCATCATCATCATGCTTACCTGCTTGCTGCTGACCGCCATGGCGGTGGTGCGGGAGCGGGAGATCGGGACCATGGAACAGTTGATGGTTACGCCGTTGAGACCGGTGGAGCTGATACTTGGGAAGACCATTCCCTTTGCCATAATCAGCTTCTTCGACATGTTCCTGGTTACGCTGGTGGGGGTCTTCTGGTTCGATATCCCCATCAAGGGGGCGATTCCTCTCCTTGTCCTCTCCACGGCGATTTACCTCCTGTCGGTGCTGGGGGTGGGACTCTTCATCTCCACCATATCCAGAACCCAGCAGCAGGCGCTCATGGCCACCTTTCTCTTTTACATCCCGGCGGTTCTTCTCTCTGGCTTCATGTTCCCCATCGAGAACATGCCGACAGTTATCCAGTATGGAACCTACCTGAACCCGCTCCGCTATTTCCTCGTCATCATCCGCGGGATTTTTCTGAAGGGAAATGGGTTCAGTATTCTCTGGCCGCAGATGGCCCTCCTCCTCGCGCTGGGGATAGTAGTGATAACGACCAGTTCCCTGCGCTTCCGGAAGCGGCTCGGGTGA
- a CDS encoding nitric-oxide reductase, translating to MVYKSQRIANWYFTIALLLFVLQVIMGLWLISNYVFTIPQSIVDVFPFATARAMHTNLLVLWMLLGFMGGTYYIVPEETGSEIWSPGLAWFQLVALVATGVVALVGFAFGWIQGRPLLEIPRPLDIVVVIGALVFLFNVGMTMFLARRWTAIQGTLLGGLVFLALLYLFGIPFYSNEVIDWYYWWWVIHLWVEGAWELVTGAIMAFVLMRLTGVDRQVVEKWLYIEVGLFLFTGIAGTGHHYYWIGAPTYWLWVGGIFSALEPLPILLMVIDTMNHVRHRKTQIVNPHTWTIAVGCAVLHLIGAGIWGFAHTLPQINYYTHGSQVTVSHGHLAFFGAYALLNLMVFYYAMPRLKGIEIYKPTRAKLGFWTMCSAMMLMGLTFGIAGVLQSYLERVLGMGYMTAQSYMWLWMAVTLVLGVFFLAGVVITVFDLLFPKAAEL from the coding sequence ATGGTGTACAAATCGCAGAGAATCGCCAACTGGTATTTCACCATCGCCCTGCTCCTCTTTGTCCTTCAAGTGATCATGGGGCTCTGGCTCATTTCCAACTACGTCTTCACCATCCCGCAGTCGATTGTCGATGTTTTCCCCTTTGCCACTGCCAGGGCCATGCACACCAATCTCCTGGTGCTCTGGATGCTGCTCGGCTTCATGGGGGGTACCTACTACATCGTGCCGGAGGAAACCGGTTCCGAGATCTGGTCGCCGGGGCTGGCCTGGTTTCAGTTAGTGGCGCTGGTGGCAACCGGTGTGGTCGCCCTGGTCGGCTTCGCCTTTGGCTGGATCCAGGGGAGGCCGCTGCTGGAGATACCCCGGCCTCTCGACATAGTCGTGGTCATCGGCGCACTGGTGTTCCTTTTCAACGTCGGCATGACCATGTTCCTGGCCCGGCGCTGGACCGCCATCCAGGGTACTCTCCTGGGCGGGCTTGTCTTCCTGGCGCTGCTCTACCTGTTCGGCATCCCCTTTTACAGCAACGAGGTGATCGACTGGTACTACTGGTGGTGGGTGATCCATCTCTGGGTCGAGGGGGCATGGGAGCTGGTGACCGGAGCCATCATGGCGTTCGTCCTGATGCGGCTCACCGGAGTGGACCGCCAGGTGGTGGAAAAATGGCTTTACATTGAGGTCGGGCTCTTCCTCTTCACCGGCATCGCCGGCACCGGCCACCACTACTACTGGATCGGCGCACCAACATACTGGCTCTGGGTCGGCGGCATTTTCTCGGCCCTGGAACCGTTGCCGATCCTGCTCATGGTCATCGACACCATGAACCATGTTCGCCACCGCAAGACGCAGATCGTCAATCCCCATACCTGGACCATTGCCGTGGGGTGCGCGGTTCTGCACCTGATCGGGGCCGGCATCTGGGGCTTTGCCCATACCCTGCCCCAGATCAACTACTACACCCACGGCTCCCAAGTGACGGTTTCCCACGGCCACCTGGCCTTCTTCGGCGCCTACGCGCTTTTGAATCTCATGGTTTTCTACTACGCCATGCCGCGTCTGAAAGGAATCGAGATCTACAAACCGACCCGCGCCAAGCTGGGGTTCTGGACCATGTGCAGCGCCATGATGCTGATGGGGCTCACCTTCGGTATCGCCGGCGTCCTGCAGAGCTACCTGGAACGGGTTCTCGGCATGGGGTACATGACCGCCCAGTCCTACATGTGGCTCTGGATGGCGGTAACGTTAGTGCTGGGGGTCTTCTTTCTGGCTGGCGTGGTGATCACCGTATTCGACCTGCTTTTCCCGAAGGCGGCAGAGCTCTAG